The DNA region ACACATAGCAGATCAAGTATTCACAGCATCACCAGGTTACGAAAAGACAAGTTCTCTATATATGTGCCTACCCTGACAGCTGCTGACTGATGGTCTTTGATGTTGTTTTCATGTCTCTAAGGCACTCTAGAGAAGTGCTGTTGTCCTTATGATCTCCCTCTGTGCACTCCATCAGCAACGTCTCACTCTCCTTCAGGCAAGCCTCAGCTTTATCTGAAAGGAGGAGATACAAGtggattataattatatttgtCATAAGTCCATGCCAAATACATTTGACACACATCTTTTAAGGTTTACACGAGCACATACAAAAGGAAATAACGTACAATGACCGACAAATTACTACAGCACACTTATATCTGCCAAGGTcaaagttttttaaatattagagATTACTGTATTTGTTTAGTCCGTATTCATATCATAGGTTTGAAGAGAAAACGACAAGGTTGGAGAAAGGTGATATCACATAGTTCCATGCACCAATTAGAATTTACCAATTAAGGAATGAGTATTAGATCatagtttttatgtttaaagttGTTATGTCATGTTGCCAGGGACATTCTGATcaaaacatgtacacacagtCCTGATGTAGCTGATTAGaagatttgttttgtctgttaaagtcatttatttatgattaaCAATGTcgtttttttgaaaaaaaaattgtataactTTGAATCAtagtaacaacaacaacctagGAATTCCCTTCTGTCCCCGTCGATGTAGAAATTCTTGACAGGCAGCTCATGTCGCGTGGTGTCAACAGCTGTGGCGAAAGACTTGTAGTTTTTTGTGAATTGCTTGGCAGTTTCAGCCACAGGAGTCAGAGCGGCGATCTGATGGAACATGATAACATTAGAAGGATGCACTCATAATATCATACACACAGcgcacacatttttatttacattctaaCATACAATTCATCTATTCACCAGCTGTTTTAAATGTAGTTAATTATCAATCAACACAGATGTGACCCAACAAGCCTAAATGGAGTATGAGTTTGCAAAAGTAGCAAAGAGTCTCCAGTGATAAATGTCTCAGTTTTTGTGTTATGATTCTCCACCATAGGGATGGatagtttaaatataaaatcacgTAAGAAACCTTTCTGAACTATAAGTTTGTTGATGTTTAGTAAGGAGGCAACATTTTAGTTATGTCTTTCACTACGATCTTGAGCAAAGACACTGGGcaaaaaaagaaggaatttcagtcttttttttgactattttaacatgcaatacattttttctaaCAGAGAGACAACATGTCTAAAGAGGTCCTTACAAAAGGAGGGGATTTCCTTACCTGTAAATCCAGCAGCTCATTCACTAGCCTGTCCTTTTCCATGAGGAGGTAGTGACGTTTCTTCTCCTGGACCACATTATGCAGcgcctcttcttcctccatttcCTGCATGAGCCTTGCCTctgcctcagcctcagcctttGCAGTATTGCTCTCCATCTACATCAAAAAGATTACAACATGTGACTCTGACAAAAGGGTTTATTCCCCACAGAACACAGCGGACAAGCCACTAAAAACGACcatgattacattttattgtacaCTGATTTAACAAAGCAGAATATCAGATAAACGTATATGTTAGACTGACTCACCTTAGCTGTGAGGTAGGCCAGTAAGACGGTTTGCATCTCAATGATCCTCTTATCATTCTCTGGATTTCTCTCGGGCTGAACTGCATTTTCAATAATCGTCTTTTcttaaagagattaaaaaaaaaaaaaaaaaatgttatatgaCACTTATTTGTAAATAACTTTCAAAATGTTAAGATTTTAAATCACCTTACCTTTAATGACTGAAATATCAAAATTTGGTCGAAAGCAGTGTTCATCTGAGAAAGTGGACTGCAGAATACTTCTCCCAAGCAATGAATGCTCAGTTTCTCGTGACATAATTGCTGTAAGgaaaataacatgaaaacacTCAACAGCCATCCATAATTCTCATTTTGACAAAGTTACAGACTCAATCAGAATTCAGGGGAATTAGCAAGTAAGTTACTAAGAACATCTTTGCATTTCTGGGTTTCCCGGCAATATTTTAAGGGAATAATTCACAATCTAAGCATCAACAACTGCCTTTACACCTAAATATAAAAACCCTCTTTAAAGCAGTTTAAGTTTAACATAATTGATCCTAGAGCACACTACAATTACCTTAGCCGATTGATTTAAATTCACATTATCAAAATGAGAAATTAACTCATCTCTCATGAACAACTGTGCGAGTTCACATTCACAGTTATCACCATAGGAAGTACTTACATGTTGCTAGAGCCTGTGGGGCCATTGAGCGTCTTGGTGGAGTGCCCACCCTCGGTTTGACACCACTGGGTTTAGGTGAGGAAGGTCTCAGCGGAACAGCAAAAGACTCGTTGGTCAATGAGTTACTCTGTTAATAGTTGTTGGGGTGCAATAAGATACAGatgtttaacataaaaaatgtgacaACAGAGTATTGGCAGGTCTACATCCTTACTGAGTTGGAATACCACAAGTGAAACACATACTATTtgatacataaacataaaaaaataaaacagtaatacCTTTGAAAGAGATGACTTCTCAGCAGACTGCATGTATCGAGACTTGACGATGGTTCCACTTGCTAAAGATTGATGAAAAGACATTAACAAAGAAATGCCAAAGCTTAGTAAAAACCTATTTTAACATATCTGTACACATCTCATATGATTGATATGATATCAGCTACACATCTCATATGATTGATATATCAGCTACACATTTCCCtcaaaaataaggaaaaacattgtttaataaTACCAACAAACTCGGAAAAAAGAAGCCAGTTAAGATGAGCACAATTACTGTACTGTTTTTGATATTGAATATTATAAAGATTTGAAGATCACCGCACAAAGCAGTATATCATATCAGTTCTGGAACATATTGAGTATATGGGtggacagagaaaaagaagattttGTTACAAAAATTTCTCATCAATGGGATATTAAAATCACCACAATTCAAGCTGATTTATAAAAGGTAATAATTGTAGAGattgttttaaaacactgttAGTGAACTGTATGGGAATTTGTTGGAATAAGACTAAGAGTATAaagtaccagttaaaagtttggacacaccttctcattcaactactttgaagaatctaaaatataaaacatattctggtttgttgagcatttgtttgtttaccacataattccatatgtgttccttcatagtttggatgtcttcaatattaatctacaatgaaaaaaaaaaaataaaaataaagaaaaaccattgaatgagaaggtgtgtccaaacttttgactggtactgtaagtgtGTCATGTCTGATTAGTGACAGCACTATACTCAAACTAACAACAAGCCTTTATGAACACTGAATACTTACATTTAAC from Anoplopoma fimbria isolate UVic2021 breed Golden Eagle Sablefish chromosome 8, Afim_UVic_2022, whole genome shotgun sequence includes:
- the haus8 gene encoding HAUS augmin-like complex subunit 8, whose translation is MASRRTSTVPSGLKSTSTDAKSSKSGSTASKPSIPGNGKKSVKSSGTIVKSRYMQSAEKSSLSKSNSLTNESFAVPLRPSSPKPSGVKPRVGTPPRRSMAPQALATSIMSRETEHSLLGRSILQSTFSDEHCFRPNFDISVIKEKTIIENAVQPERNPENDKRIIEMQTVLLAYLTAKMESNTAKAEAEAEARLMQEMEEEEALHNVVQEKKRHYLLMEKDRLVNELLDLQIAALTPVAETAKQFTKNYKSFATAVDTTRHELPVKNFYIDGDRREFLDKAEACLKESETLLMECTEGDHKDNSTSLECLRDMKTTSKTISQQLSGTFSELLELSTLVCRHTIHVQQAKEEEQLGTARTHQLFCPKQ